The Emys orbicularis isolate rEmyOrb1 chromosome 4, rEmyOrb1.hap1, whole genome shotgun sequence genomic sequence GAATAAGCCACCTGCGTGGACGTCATCTCAGTGGGGGATTATAGCTAGGACGGAGCAGGGATTACCTGattttaaaccttttttctttccccctagGACAATCCCAGACCTTGTGAATGTGTCTAGGATCCCCTATTAAAACATGTTGAAGTGATACTTATAGTTCCAGGGTGCACAGATCCCTACTAATCGCACAGGCCTGAGCCAATCTGGCCCCCTGAATCTGAGCTGGGGTGGCTAGCTCAAGCTGCTGCCCGAGTTGCAATATCCGCACAGCTGTTTTTAGAGAGGAGTGCGAATCTGGCTACCCATAATGACCTGCAAAGCCCTGTGCGGCGTCAGGGTCTGACATGCACTGACTGCCCCTCTCTCTTTGCCTTCAGTTCCAGGGAGGAGTGTGGGCCTTGAGCACAGGTCTGTGTGACGCTCTGATGACCATGGATGTGATGTTGTGCACGGCCTCTATCTTCAACCTCTGTGCTATCAGTGTGGATCGGTAAGCACTTCCCCCAGCTACTTAGCCCATCCGAGCTTGTCTCTTGTCTGGGCTTTACAGCCCTTCCCCTGGGAAATCATTTGAAGGGATGTTTCCCCACCTGCCTTCTGCATTGAAGCAGTGCTGAGGTCAGACTGGCTGGGGCTTTCTTCATTGCCATGCAGGGAATCCCTAGCCCTGTTCCCCCTAGGGAAGTCTCTCTtggattgaatctatttcccctaTCTCCAGCCCCAGTTTTGGTGGAGATTCGCTCCCTCATCTCTCCAAGGCTTGGAGCCCAAGCAGTCTGGGAGCAGTTAATAGTGATGCCAAAGGCAGAAATCAGGCTGATGAGAGCTATCCCTTGTTGGGTTTGACTTGAGAGAGTGAACTATGTCTAGAATAAGCCTTCAGCCACTTGGATTCCAGAGTCCTGCCCTAATTCCCAGCTCAGAGGACCAAGCTGGGGTAAGCGGAGCGTTAAGTCTCAGGGCCCATTCAGTCCTGGCCTCTCTGCTTGGACGGCCAATAGATACCAGTCCATTAGAAGCTGGATTCAGACCAAACACGcttcacacaggccaccaaacagctgttggaTGCCTTCTTGTTTTTGAGGCTGGGAAAGCTGGTCAGGTGTCGCCTGTTCCTTGGTGGCAAGGCTCCGTGTTGGTTTTCTGCCTGTCACTTTGAAATAAGCAGAGCAGAACCCAGCGTAGCAGGTCTGGATGGTTTGGGTGGCAGCGGCAGGTTATTGCTGCATCACAAAAGGCTGTTTATTGTTCAGGAAGGTTGTCCTTCCTGGGGATTTGGAGGTGACGGTCGATTCCTGAACAGAAATCCGTTAGCCGGGCCAGTGAATGGATGAGTAAGAAACAGCTGGGAAGTGATCACTTGGTCATAGAGCGCCCTTTGCAGAGCTCAGCTCGCTCTTTGCTCTGTGGTTCCAGTGCTCCAAACACCAGCCTGACCTCCTCCTGGGAGCACGCGTGTAACAAGAATAGCTCCCTAAAAGATTTAATTACAGCCCCAGGCGctcatttcatttacatttcaATAGGCCGGCTATGGCATGTCAGCAAAATAAGAGTTGAGAACCTATTTACGGAGGATTAATAACTCTGTCCGAGAGTACATTCGCTACATCGCCATTGCAAGCTGTGGCTATTAATCCATGGTCAGTGTCTTAAACACCATGGGTTATTGCACATACATCATCTGCCTCATGAATTCAAGTGACAACAGCTGTCTGGAACCCGAGGTGAGGAAAGGAGAAGCTTTGCTGGCTCAGAACTGACTGATCCACATTAATAACCTGGCCGCCGCCATCTGGCACATGCTCGGTGACCTACAGTAAAATGCACTATCCCCTCCACGCTGCAGAGGCTTTATATTGAGGGAGTCTTGGTGAGGTGAACGCTAAAATCCCAGgtggtggtagggtgaccagacagcaaatgtgaaaaatcgggacgggagtggggggtaataggaccctatataagaaatagactcaaaaatcgggactgtccctataaaatcgggacatctggtcaccctaggtggtgGTGGGGCACACAGGCAAGGCATTCTGTATAAAGCAGATCGTGTGGACGTGTATTACACTGCTATATGGGAAACCCAACCTGGGAATGATATGGCCACCCTCTCTCTAGGGGAGAAAGCGGAAACTGTGGGAACTCTTAGTAATGATTAGGGTGAGGGGAAGGCAGCTGAGAAAGTGCCCCTTTCCTGTTGTCGGGGAACCATGCTGTTCTCTTCTGCCATGCAGGGTGGGAAATAAATACCATGCGGGGGATGGGAGGTGGCAGTGAGATCAGGAGCTCATGCACCGAGTAGCACTTGTGGGTATGATGCACCATATTCTTGGGAATGATGAGGGGAGAGGCAGTGCCACCACATAGGGCTTCAGCAGCCAGTGTGCTAGAGGAAGTGACAGCCTGGGAAGGAAATGAGCATCCCTAGATGGAGAATGGGGCGGTGAAGGAGGCGGGTGTCGAAGTGGGGTCAGGGACGAGCCGAGGGAGCAGCTACCCTAGAACAAAGCAGTGAATGTCACCCAAACAAATGGCTGGATTTCACCTTCCCTCCCATCCTTTGATCACCAAACATGGCCCCCCAAAATGGCAGGAGTAatagatgttaaggccaaaagggaccattgggTGACCAGCCAGCCTGAGCTCCTGCACAAGTCATAGAAAGTCACCCAGGGATGAGATGAGATTTGTCCTGTCCTGAAGAGAAGCTTATGTTAAGGGAATTCACACCAGTGAAACACCATGGATGTAGAGACAGCAGGACAAACCCATATTGTGCCACACTGCACAGGTGCCATGGGGGGTTGACgctggtgcagctggctctgggctgctaaataaataaattaattaatggagttatcctatctcctagaactggaagggaccttgaaaggtcatcgagtccagtcccctgccttcactagcaggaccaagtactgattttgccccagatccctaagtggccccctcaaggattgaactcacaaccctgggtttagcaggccaatgctcaaaccactgagctatccctccccacgtTCCACTTTGTGCCTGTTCCACTTTGTGCCAGTGCCATGTGAGTGAGGAGGATTTGGGTACATCAACATAGCGATACTGCTGGGAATGGCCTCATGGTAGATGGGGCCTAATGGTCTGATGGCGCTCTCCTAAATGTGCTGGGGAAGAAGGGGTCCCAGCCAACAGCAGGATCTCAGCCTGATACAGGGTTGGGTTTGGGAGAACATTGACTACTCCATTTACTGTCAGTCATTGCCCAGGCAGCTCGCACAGTGATCGGTGGGAGAAGAGGACATGCTCTGCTGGCACCACTCTCCCAGCTCAGGGCAGCTCCATGCTACCAGCCTTGACCCTGTTTTCTCTCTATGTCACAGGTTCATCGCCGTTTCCATCCCGCTGAACTACAACCGGCAGCAGATCGACCTGCGGCAGCTGATCCTCATCTCCACCACTTGGATCTTTGCTTTCGCCGTGGCATCCCCGGTCATCTTCGGCCTCAACAACGTCCCAGACAGGGACCCCACCTTGTGTCAGCTGGAGGACAACAACTACATTGTCTACTCCTCCATCTGCTCCTTCTTCATCCCCTGTCCAGTCATGCTGGTCCTCTACTGTGCCATGTTCCAGGGACTCAAGCGGTGGGAGGAGGCCAGGAAGGCAAAGCTGAAGAGCAGCTTGTATGCGGGCGGCAGGAAGCTGTGCTGCCCACCTCCCCTCATGGAGAGGAAGCAGGCCGAGATCAAGCTGCAGGAGCGCAGTCTGTATGACCGCTCCGAGTGCTCTTTCCCCAGGGGGTACGTGATGAACAGTGGCATCCAGACTGTCTCCTACCCTCACCTCAAGTACTCCCACCCAGGACACAAACAGAAACAGGCCAAGATCAATGGCCGTGAGAGGAAGGCTATGAAGGTGCTGCCGGTTGTGGTCGGTGAGTGGATGGTCCTCATTACGTGGATGCTAGAAcagtggagggggggagagggttacactggggctgggattttcagaaaggctTGGTACATTGGGAGCTGTCTGTGTTTAAAAATTGGTCTCTAATTCAGGTGCTgtcttgaaaatctgcccccaatTGTTGGCTTTTTTAAGCACCTGTAAATCTGGTCCTGAGTgcagttgaaaatctggccccaggtggGCTCTTGTATTTTAACAGGGCTCCAGTAGCCTTCTTCCCACCCACCCTTTAGCCAGGATTAGCACTTGATTGCCTCCGGAACACCTGGACTAAGATCTCACCTGGTGTTTCATGCACACGCCAGGGGAAGGTATGCCCTGCCAggtgcattcctcctcctcctcccacccccaccaaagTCAGCTTCTTGTGCTGCCccctgtgtggggtgcagggcagagctaTGATTTAGCCCTGCAGTTTCGGAGGTTTGATTTGATCATCATGACTAATCGAGCACCTAGAACTAGAAATGAGTCTCTAGCCGTCCTGGCTCAACTGCTGTGACCTGCAATGCAATAAGTGAGGGAAGCAAAGCTGCTCTGACCAGAGGTAATCCTATCTCATCTCCCCTGTCTGAAAATACTCATACTCCCACATGGAAATCCATGCTGGCCTCTCTTGTTATGGCTAATGATGATGCTTATCCTAAAACCTTTACAGCTCTTTAATCTGATAGCTGAAGGCATAGATAGacactatcttttattggaccagcttctgttggtgagagagacaagtttttgagcttacccagagctcttcttcaggtctgagaaaggggaactcccagcatcacagcaaaacaCAAGGTGGgacaaattgtttagcataagtagttggcACATATTGTAAGGCACCATTCAGGGTAGAGTGGTCCATTAACACCTCCGCAGTCAGAGGACAAAAagagagggttagtgggttacagattgttgtaataaaccataaatccagtgtctctgttcagtccatgaagGCCAGGGCTACACTACAGATATTTATTGATAGAaccatgtcgctcaggggtgtgaaaaatccacatccctgagtgacgtacTTATACCAGTCAAATCCCCGATATAGAACTTCTCCCAttaacatagctaccgcctcttggggaggtagatTAACTGTGCCGCCAGGAGCGTcttcacttaaaatgctgcatcagttCCTacgcactgctgtagcgcttacGTGTAGACCTgctctagcagagtaatgaatttaagctcccaggcttgtcttgtgaaattgttgtgcaggtttcctttgaggatgagggctgACAGGTCTGATATAGAgggatcgctttgtgaaaagtgttcacctacaGGTGATAGTGTTTGTCTTTTACCCTTTtcttgtgtgagttcattcgacaGCGCAGTGATTGACTGGCATAGTGAGAGCCCCTGGCTGGAAGCCAGaataattcaaactggaaattgACACAGCTTTTTACTACTAAGGAGTGGGGATGTGGTGGAGTCTTTAAATCAGAGTTGGCTTGCTGGCTAAAAGCTTTTGCGGTAGCTCAACCACAAGCTGCTGCTGGGTTTGCTGCAGGAGCCATGAGGTGACGTAGAGAGCTCATGCTAGGCAAGAGATGGTCCTGTtgggccttaaaatctgtgaatcccCAAAAGCTAATGACTCAAGGGCCTTTTCTGCCCTTATTTGTCTCCTTGGAGGCTTTTCTGTCACGTGAGGACTAAATGCTCAGGCATCAGCATCATGACTGTTCACCACATGCTGCAGGAGATACGTTTGGTTCAAGAGCTGTCTCTTATTGACGTGCACTGTACACAAAGGCAGGGATTGGATGATGTAGCAGGACAACTTATTCCATCActtagaccatgtctacactaccacttgaGTCAGCAAAACTTGTCACTCAGTggtgtgaacccccccccccgccccaagcgtcAAGTTTCACTGGCATAAGTAGTAGTGTGCACAGCTACAGCCGCTCGTGGAGGTGGTAGtaattatgtcaacgggagagctctctcctgttgccatagagcggctacacaagcGATTGTTCAGCAGTGCGTCtgaatcagtacagctgtgccgctgtaagcttgctAGTTTAGACATGGTGTTATTGCTCGGCCTCCTGTCTGGTCACAAGGGCAGGAtgcaggctggggggtgtgtCCGTACGTCCCTATGggtctagagcagaggtgggcaaactttttggcctgaggccacatcggggtatggaaattgtatggcgggccatcaatgctcatgaaattgggggtaggGACACAGGAggtggtgcgggctctggggtggggccagaaatgaggagttcagagagaaagagggggctccgggttggggtaCCGGGggggaggtgcgggctctgggatggggagaggtttggggtgtaggagggggctccaggctgggaccaataggtacagagggtgggagggggatcagggatgggacaggctgttggggcatgggggggtgcgggctctcggggggctggggatgaggggtttggggtacaagggggggtctgggctgggatctgggggtttggagggcaggaggggggatcagggctgtggcaggggattggggcgcagaggcaggctcagggtgcaggctttgggcggTGCTTACCGCAAGCAGCTGCCAGAAGCATGGCCCCCGTCCGGCTCcaaggcacggccaggcggctctgcgcgctgccccgtccgcaagcaccacccctgcagctcccattggctgggaatcgtggagccgggggggggggggtgtgtcatGCTGGCTGTTTCCTGGGAGCCGCGCGGTGCGGGACAAGcctctgaccctgctccccggctggagctgagggccggatgtggcccacaggccgtagtttgcccacccctggtctagagggtGGGGGTCAGTTTGTTCTTGAAGTAGCTTTCCAGGAAGGCCAGGAGTCCAGCTGTTCTTGTAATTGATCCATGCACAACCAACAGAGAGATTTTGAGTAACTCCATGAGAGTATCACGTACAACTATCTGCAGCAGCACTGAGACCCTCATCACAGGTGTGTCAAAGGGCCACAACGACAGTGGGGTtgcaccctctctccccccacccccccttaacCCCCCACTGTTCTGTCCTGCATGCTCAAGAAGTCACTGTTGTTAATAACAACAATCTCTCGCTGGTTCAAGAGCACTAGGAGAGAATGTTGACTTTTTAGGCCTTCCAGGCAGCAAAGCTAGGGAACAAAGCCAGGCCCCTGAGAACTGCCAGACCCAATCCACGCACCAGCCTATTGTAATGTTTATGCTCTTCCAACTACCAGATTGTGTGACTCGGATCCTGAAATGCTTTACAGTGATCAGGAAACCAGTTTAAGACTCCAGTTAACTGTAATCAGACTGGCATTACAGGCCCTTTGATTAGCAAAGCATGACTCAGGGTAGTTTTTGTGTCTCAACTATGCAAAACCCGAGCTGAAGGAGGGCCCTCTGGATGGGCTAATGGGCCTTAATCTACAACTTGATGAAGGGGTAGAGCACGGATGGCTGCAATCCAAACCAAGCCAGTGGGTCAGCAGGTCAGATGAGGATTTTTAGTGGAGGAAACTTGGAAGCTGGCACTTCACATGACCTTTGCTAGGGGAAACAGACCTAAGTGCTTCTGTGGCCTCTGTAGGATCTGAGCATCTGCCAcacagttatgaatttaaactacCCTACCTCCAAGGGATGGTAGCGCCTTTGCCAGCTAAGGCACAGAGAGCGATTCAGTGACaagcccagggtcacacaggtccgttatagcagagctgggacttgaaagCCACCCTGCTGTGGACCAGGCCAGTGCCTGAGCAGTAAGCCCAGGCTTCCTCCCTCAGCCCATCTACTTGGGGCCTGTTCTGTCCTGCTCATCAGTCACTATAAATGGGGTAAAGTTCAGCCCACCATGAGCGCCTCCCTCTTTGCAGTAAAAGGGCCTGGAAACAGCAAggcagccagagctggccctTTGATCGAAGAGGGTGAAATCCTATCCCCCAAGAGGCTCTGAACTCGGCGCTCTGCAGGAGGGCAGTCTTCAGGGACAGCCGCTTCCCTGCCTTAGGGGCCCTGGAGCACAGCTCCTCTGTGGGGGATGGAGTAACAACAGCTCATCACTTAAAATCCAGTATGTTGTGATGGGGGCAAGTCCTGTCCATCCCTGAGCAGGTGGATACATAGGCCCTTCTCCCTGGAGGGAGGGACTGCCCTAGAGGCTAGTGAAGCCCTAAATTCCTGCTGGTGCAGGATTGCAGAATCAGACACCCTAGGTGGGGGCTGAATAGGGCTGCATTTGATTTTCACTGTCCTGGCAAGCGGAGTGCCAGCCTGCTCATGCATTTCTCTGGCAGTAGAAGCTGGGAAAGCACAGCGGAGGAGTAGGGCATGAGATGAAGTAAGGAGCACGCTTGTTGCATTTGCTAGCACTTCCTGGGATGATTTCACCAAACACAGTGTTGCAACCTCAGGGCCGGTAATTCCTTGTGAAGCAGCCACCATTGCGCTGCTGTAGGTCAGAGGGTGAGCCGCAGAACGTGGTCGCGTTCCTCCTGTTACAGCGAGAGAAATATACTGCCTATTGACACAGGTGTGTGTAATACATTCAGCAGCTACCACCAAAACATCCCACCCCCTACCACAGGTAAAAAGCTGTGCTTAGAtactgccgcacagctcccccgTGCAATCTCAGGCTGTGTTGCCAAGGGCAGTATCTGCCCTCTAGTTTCCACGCTTGTTCCACCTTTTCACCTGCCCTCATTCAACCCACGCATCTAGTCAAAGTGTTGAGTTGTTTCTGTGAGGAGAAACTGACAATGGAGGCAGGGAGTCCTTTGATGCTCTTGGGTTTATTACAAACAACAGACAAAGTCCCGTTTGCCTGAACACGAGAGAGCTTCTTTGCTTGCAGTCCAAAGCCTCTttagtcaggcctggtctacactacgagtttaggtcgactttagccgcgttaaatcgacttaagcctggacacgtttacacgacgaagccctttctttcgacttaaagggccctttaaaccggtttctttacaccacctcgacgaggggattagcgataaaatcg encodes the following:
- the DRD4 gene encoding D(4) dopamine receptor → MSLSRPELLLGPAAAARGVPRDGRAVMPGNGSGELGNATASGAAPGYNFAALIFGVSLILCVLGGNLLVCLSVCSERALKTTTNYFIVSLAVADLLLALLVLPLYVYSEFQGGVWALSTGLCDALMTMDVMLCTASIFNLCAISVDRFIAVSIPLNYNRQQIDLRQLILISTTWIFAFAVASPVIFGLNNVPDRDPTLCQLEDNNYIVYSSICSFFIPCPVMLVLYCAMFQGLKRWEEARKAKLKSSLYAGGRKLCCPPPLMERKQAEIKLQERSLYDRSECSFPRGYVMNSGIQTVSYPHLKYSHPGHKQKQAKINGRERKAMKVLPVVVGAFLFCWTPFFVVHITRALCKSCTIPSQVISIVTWLGYVNSALNPIIYTIFNTEFRKFFRKALHVFC